The DNA window CCGGTTGGGTGCAGATCTTCGAGCAGGGCTACAAGAACGCCTGCGTCGACTTTCAGCAGGACTCGCCCAACCAGCCGGGATAAAGCTCACAGTCGCTCGTGCGGCTCAGCCAGCGGATCCACCGCCGGCCTCCGCGAGCCGGGCCTGGCGAGCGCGGGCGCGCTCTTCCAGGACTCGAGCCCGTCGGCTCTGTTGGGCTGCGGCGATCTCCTTCACCAAGCTCATCGCCGCCAGTCCGAGAAGCACCGCGGTGCCATCGGCGGAGATCTGGAGGAAGGTGGCTCGCATCAGGTCGACGACGCCTTCAGCGCGCAACAGGGCCCGACCGGCGAGCGATTGGAGGGCTCCCGCCAGCAGCCAGAGAAGCCACCAGAGGGGCAGGATCGCCCCGGCCGCCAGACTGCTCCAGGAGGCCTGGTTGTGGCTCGCCTGCCAGAGGTCCTTCATTCCCTGATAAGGACGCCAGAGGTTGAGCAGCGGCAAGAAGAAGTAACCCACGGCCCACCCCGGCGTCATCCGAAGTTTCTCGCCGCCGAAGGCCCAGGCATTGCGATGGGCGCGCACGATCCAGCGCGCGAAAAACACCACCGTGATGAGGTGGACGATCAACTGCAGACCGGTCACCACGAGCTGACGGCTGTCGTGGGACTCGGCCTCGGCCGGAGTCAGGACATCGCTGCTCAGGAAATTGGTGACCATCACCGAGGAGACGATCGCCACCACCGCCAGGACGACCCCCAGGCCAAGCCAGAACCTGACCGCCTGGGTGAGCTCCCCGAGGTCCCGATAGGAGTACCTCTGGTTCATAGGAATGGCCCCTTCCCAACATTATCCGAAGACACTCAAACGAAAACAGACCAGTCACCCCTCAGCCCGTGGGCGAGGGAACGGCGGGGGAGAGATCTCCCCGGGCTGACCGAATATCCGAATGTTACAGGGCTGATGTGTCGCCGGCCAAAGCAGTGGGGACAAAGGCCGCGTGACGATTATCGCTTGGGCACTTGCTAGCGACTCCAGGGCCAGGCTTCTGGACACCAATCGCCGCCGCGCCGCGGGCAGGCGAGGCTAAGGGTCCACCGAGGTTGCCCGTTCGGCGAAATAGTCCAGAGCCCCCTCGAGAATCTCGACCCGGCCGGGATACTGGTTCTGATTGATCAGCACAGCCCCGGCAATGCCGAGGTCCGGAAAATACTCCACCAGCCCCGTGTAACCAGTGCCGGCGCCGCTGCGATACACCACCCGGCGCCCTTTTTCCTCGACCAGGTTCCACCCGAGGGCCTGGGAGGCTGCGACGGTAGGGTCTGCCACGGTGAGCATCCGCTCGCGGTTGGCGGGCCTGAGAAGACGCCCCTCCTCGAGGGCCAAGAACAATCGCACCAGGTCCGAGGGCGTCGCCACCACGCCACTCGAT is part of the Acidobacteriota bacterium genome and encodes:
- a CDS encoding DUF4328 domain-containing protein, with translation MNQRYSYRDLGELTQAVRFWLGLGVVLAVVAIVSSVMVTNFLSSDVLTPAEAESHDSRQLVVTGLQLIVHLITVVFFARWIVRAHRNAWAFGGEKLRMTPGWAVGYFFLPLLNLWRPYQGMKDLWQASHNQASWSSLAAGAILPLWWLLWLLAGALQSLAGRALLRAEGVVDLMRATFLQISADGTAVLLGLAAMSLVKEIAAAQQSRRARVLEERARARQARLAEAGGGSAG